One region of Budorcas taxicolor isolate Tak-1 chromosome 3, Takin1.1, whole genome shotgun sequence genomic DNA includes:
- the ACKR3 gene encoding atypical chemokine receptor 3 has translation MDLHLLDYSEPGNFSDISWPCNGSDCIAVDTLQCGHIPNKSVLLYTLSFVYIFIFVIGMIANSVVVWVNIQAKTTGYDTHCYILNLAIADLWVVVTIPVWVVSLLQHNQWPMGELTCKVTHLIFSINLFGSIFFLTCMSVDRYLSVAYFASTSGRKKRLVRRAVCVLVWLLAFGVSLPDTYYLKTVTSASNNETYCRAFYPEHSVKEWLISMELVSVVLGFAIPFSIIAVFYFLLARAIASSSDQEKQSSRKIILSYVVVFLVCWLPYHLVVLLDIFSILHYIPFTCQLEAFLFTALHVTQCLSLVHCCVNPVLYSFINRNYRYELMKAFIFKYSAKTGLTKLIDASRVSETEYSALEQNAK, from the coding sequence ATGGATCTGCATCTCTTGGACTACTCGGAGCCGGGGAACTTCTCCGACATCAGCTGGCCCTGCAATGGCAGCGACTGCATCGCGGTGGACACCCTGCAGTGCGGCCACATCCCCAACAAGAGCGTCCTGCTGTACACGCTGTCCTTCGTCTACATCTTCATCTTCGTGATCGGCATGATCGCCAACTCCGTGGTGGTCTGGGTGAACATCCAGGCCAAGACCACGGGCTACGACACCCACTGCTACATCTTGAACCTGGCCATCGCCGACCTGTGGGTGGTGGTCACCATCCCCGTCTGGGTGGTCAGCCTCCTGCAGCATAACCAGTGGCCCATGGGCGAGCTCACGTGCAAGGTCACCCACCTCATCTTCTCCATCAACCTCTTCGGCAGCATCTTCTTCCTCACCTGCATGAGCGTGGACCGCTACCTGTCCGTCGCCTACTTCGCCAGCACCTCCGGCCGCAAGAAGAGGCTGGTGCGCCGCGCCGTGTGCGTCCTGGTGTGGCTGCTGGCCTTCGGCGTGTCCCTGCCCGACACCTACTACCTGAAGACCGTGACGTCCGCCTCCAACAACGAGACCTACTGCCGGGCCTTCTACCCCGAGCACAGCGTCAAGGAGTGGCTCATCAGCATGGAGCTGGTCTCCGTGGTGCTGGGCttcgccattcctttctccatcatCGCTGTCTTCTACTTCCTGCTGGCCCGCGCCATCGCCTCCTCCAGCGACCAGGAGAAGCAGAGCAGCCGGAAGATCATCCTCTCCTACGTGGTGGTCTTCCTGGTGTGCTGGCTGCCCTACCACCTGGTGGTGCTGCTCGACATCTTCTCCATCCTGCACTACATCCCCTTCACCTGCCAGCTGGAGGCCTTCCTCTTCACGGCGCTGCACGTCACGCAGTGCCTGTCGCTGGTGCACTGCTGTGTCAACCCTGTGCTCTACAGCTTCATCAACCGCAACTACCGGTACGAGCTGATGAAGGCCTTCATCTTCAAGTACTCGGCCAAAACGGGCCTCACCAAGCTCATCGACGCCTCCCGCGTGTCGGAGACGGAGTACTCCGCTTTGGAGCAGAATGCCAAGTGA